In Dehalogenimonas etheniformans, one genomic interval encodes:
- a CDS encoding LuxR C-terminal-related transcriptional regulator: protein MSGNELLENIVGSLSFVEKTCDVMRLVDPLKKESGLNLKSGENAAENLNATCFDFWERGHVCENCISMRALNQKRTTVRVEEKDGSIYTVTSVPVLGNGSQTRVVELIKDITKDGIINFEGVEITNLRHLVDGVNRRTVKDALTRVYNEQYLMERLPPDIIDSKKKGVNIALFLVELNLVVDEKNGYDPVQVRLLRQVSSVLNKMKQKKGDWISKFGKMDFVLIFHNVTENGAKRLAKRIYEATDLLKIEPAFNDLKFRTVVGFHILSTEELTPDQFIDKAREYLLASDSRNPKNSSKSYEKEFDRYLLSPREREVAIAVTKGISNAEIGNSLFIGLSTVKKHTSAIFEKTRTKSRAAFVSLMAHPVSN, encoded by the coding sequence ATGTCTGGCAACGAATTGCTTGAAAACATTGTGGGCAGCTTGAGCTTCGTCGAGAAGACCTGTGATGTTATGAGATTGGTCGATCCGTTAAAAAAGGAGAGTGGACTCAATCTGAAAAGTGGCGAAAATGCTGCCGAAAATCTAAACGCTACCTGCTTCGACTTCTGGGAACGGGGCCATGTTTGCGAGAACTGCATTTCGATGCGGGCGCTGAACCAGAAAAGAACAACGGTGAGGGTAGAGGAGAAGGACGGTTCCATATACACCGTCACTTCGGTTCCGGTGTTAGGAAATGGCTCTCAGACAAGGGTTGTCGAGTTAATCAAAGATATAACAAAAGACGGAATCATCAATTTCGAGGGAGTGGAAATCACAAATCTCCGTCACCTGGTCGATGGAGTAAACCGCCGCACCGTCAAGGACGCGCTGACGCGGGTCTATAACGAACAATATTTGATGGAGCGTCTACCCCCCGATATCATCGATTCCAAGAAAAAGGGCGTGAATATCGCTCTTTTTCTCGTAGAATTGAACTTGGTTGTAGATGAAAAGAATGGCTATGACCCCGTCCAGGTGCGTCTGCTCAGGCAAGTTTCAAGTGTTCTGAACAAGATGAAGCAAAAGAAGGGTGATTGGATTTCAAAATTCGGCAAGATGGATTTTGTGCTAATTTTCCATAATGTGACAGAAAACGGAGCAAAAAGACTGGCCAAACGTATCTACGAAGCGACGGACCTGTTGAAAATTGAGCCTGCGTTCAATGACCTCAAATTTCGGACAGTTGTGGGTTTTCATATTTTGAGTACCGAAGAGTTGACTCCTGATCAATTCATCGACAAAGCAAGAGAGTATTTGTTAGCTTCTGACTCGCGAAATCCTAAGAATTCATCCAAGTCATATGAAAAGGAGTTTGATCGATATTTACTCTCACCTCGCGAGCGGGAAGTCGCAATTGCGGTCACAAAGGGAATTTCAAACGCGGAGATTGGAAATTCACTTTTTATAGGATTATCGACGGTCAAGAAACATACCTCTGCCATTTTCGAGAAAACGAGGACAAAATCCAGGGCGGCTTTTGTGTCATTAATGGCCCATCCGGTGTCCAACTGA
- a CDS encoding response regulator yields MIKILIADDHPAVRSALKCFLETEDGVEVVGDASNGTDAVIALEKLRPDILLSDVRMPGLNGLEVLNHIRAKCLPTKAILVTSIAEKACKEAAYRLGALGYVLKDDVAEDLIPAIFQAVRTN; encoded by the coding sequence ATGATCAAGATACTGATTGCAGATGATCACCCGGCAGTAAGAAGCGCCTTAAAGTGCTTTCTGGAGACTGAAGACGGCGTCGAGGTTGTTGGGGATGCCTCAAATGGGACTGATGCGGTTATAGCCCTAGAAAAATTGCGTCCCGATATATTGCTCTCGGATGTTCGGATGCCCGGTTTAAACGGGCTTGAAGTCTTGAATCATATACGGGCAAAATGTTTGCCCACTAAGGCTATTTTAGTCACATCAATCGCCGAAAAGGCATGCAAGGAAGCAGCCTACAGACTTGGCGCTCTTGGCTATGTGCTTAAAGACGATGTAGCCGAGGATTTAATACCTGCAATATTCCAGGCAGTCAGGACTAATTGA
- a CDS encoding InlB B-repeat-containing protein, with translation MRSNFILAISSILILSLVSLGCSSGGTNPPATQGNQNTVVPTTSHLVTTTTSPAVSNVTLTMLIEGGGQTTPAAGKYTYPKGTVVNLSAIGDIHWTFNLWLGAVTDTRSASTTIVLNSDETVTAFFSATMD, from the coding sequence TTGAGAAGCAATTTTATCCTGGCGATCTCTTCGATTTTGATCTTGAGTTTAGTGTCCTTGGGGTGCTCCTCAGGCGGAACCAACCCTCCGGCAACGCAAGGAAACCAGAACACCGTGGTCCCGACCACTTCCCACCTCGTGACAACGACAACTTCGCCCGCTGTCTCCAATGTCACTCTGACGATGTTGATCGAAGGTGGCGGCCAGACCACCCCTGCTGCCGGCAAATATACCTACCCAAAGGGGACCGTTGTTAATTTAAGCGCCATTGGTGATATACACTGGACGTTTAACCTTTGGCTTGGCGCCGTTACCGATACCCGCTCGGCCAGCACCACCATCGTTTTGAATTCAGACGAAACCGTAACTGCATTCTTTTCCGCGACCATGGATTGA
- a CDS encoding DUF4332 domain-containing protein has translation MMASISEIEGIGPKNAEKLNTVGIKTVEKLLEMGASPKGRKEIAEKTGIGEVSILEWVNRADLFRIKGVGEEFSDLLEAAGVDTVKELAQRKPDNLLAKLTEVNMEKKLVRRMPVLSAVTDWVKQAKELPRIVTY, from the coding sequence ATGATGGCAAGTATCTCTGAGATCGAGGGAATTGGGCCGAAGAACGCAGAAAAACTGAATACGGTCGGCATCAAGACTGTCGAGAAATTACTGGAAATGGGAGCCTCACCAAAAGGACGGAAGGAAATTGCGGAAAAGACAGGCATCGGTGAAGTATCTATATTGGAGTGGGTCAACCGGGCAGATCTCTTCCGCATCAAGGGAGTTGGTGAGGAGTTCAGCGACTTGTTGGAGGCTGCGGGGGTCGACACCGTCAAGGAATTAGCCCAACGCAAGCCTGACAATCTCCTCGCCAAGTTGACTGAAGTCAATATGGAAAAAAAGCTTGTCCGTCGTATGCCTGTTCTCTCAGCCGTGACTGATTGGGTGAAGCAAGCCAAAGAGTTGCCCCGGATAGTTACCTACTAG
- a CDS encoding DUF1508 domain-containing protein, with protein MTAKFELFKDRAGEFRWRLRHQNGNIIADSAEGYSTKAAAINGIESVKKNVSLANVSDKNISRSTESPRVVAAQLTSDVAGEKVVSDQMSESVKNIAPAQSSQTSEVPIGTTSGQASEAYVRPANEPQLSTESPRVEAAQLTSDVAGEKVVSDQMSESVKNIAPAQSSQTNEAPFDTASGQASEAYVRPANEPQPSKPADRPASGADSRAAVPNASQSAPKAAVRTAPRKQELLENDLVTLVAIIVAAAFFVLAAGIILLNG; from the coding sequence ATGACGGCTAAATTTGAATTGTTTAAAGACAGAGCCGGCGAATTCCGATGGAGACTCCGGCACCAGAATGGAAATATCATCGCCGATTCTGCAGAAGGTTATTCGACGAAAGCTGCCGCTATCAATGGAATCGAATCGGTAAAGAAAAATGTTTCATTAGCCAACGTATCCGACAAGAATATCTCCCGGTCAACCGAAAGCCCCAGGGTCGTTGCTGCACAATTAACTTCAGATGTTGCAGGCGAAAAAGTAGTTAGCGATCAAATGTCGGAATCCGTAAAAAATATAGCACCGGCTCAATCGTCGCAGACTAGTGAAGTGCCAATTGGCACTACTTCGGGTCAAGCATCAGAGGCCTATGTGCGCCCGGCTAATGAACCTCAACTGTCAACCGAAAGCCCCAGGGTCGAGGCTGCACAATTAACCTCAGATGTTGCAGGCGAAAAAGTAGTTAGCGATCAAATGTCGGAATCCGTAAAAAATATAGCACCGGCCCAATCGTCGCAGACTAATGAAGCACCTTTTGACACTGCCTCGGGTCAAGCATCAGAGGCCTATGTGCGCCCGGCTAATGAACCTCAACCCTCCAAGCCTGCTGACAGACCGGCTTCGGGTGCGGACTCCAGGGCTGCGGTTCCAAATGCTTCACAAAGTGCGCCGAAGGCGGCTGTTCGGACTGCCCCGCGAAAACAGGAATTACTCGAAAATGATCTGGTTACCTTGGTCGCCATAATAGTAGCGGCCGCTTTTTTTGTGTTGGCTGCCGGGATCATATTATTAAACGGATAA
- a CDS encoding DUF4198 domain-containing protein, with the protein MKRALLVMMAAAIICIGGAVPVSAHDGWIQSNVSRVTTGDMVYIDMPFGNHQNMHRDYLIYGSKWDLTASTFVLHTPDKRTTDLGDRVIDVGKDETKIIGGVQYTDKNGYLVTSFQTDKKGIYIVDARQDTVVSYAPERSIKCAKSIVGSVEGSTKSNPALNGFDQTLGQVLEIIPLKDTTNLRVGDTLPFQVLYKGEPLTDGHVSVIPRGTVLPEMGTPNPFDLMTDSEGKASFTFTEANYHLIVVHVETDESGVLNGKSYSFTKYTGDLTVIVSPAPLQDSGNRNWFTRAIDNVRGFFQTISLSIGNFFSR; encoded by the coding sequence ATGAAACGGGCACTTTTGGTCATGATGGCAGCGGCAATAATATGCATCGGAGGGGCTGTGCCTGTCTCAGCCCACGACGGATGGATACAGAGCAATGTATCCAGGGTAACCACCGGGGACATGGTCTACATCGACATGCCGTTCGGTAATCACCAGAATATGCATCGCGACTACCTGATCTACGGATCGAAGTGGGATCTTACGGCATCAACGTTCGTACTCCACACTCCTGACAAAAGGACTACGGATTTGGGCGACAGGGTTATCGATGTCGGGAAAGACGAAACAAAAATAATCGGCGGGGTCCAGTACACGGATAAAAACGGGTATCTGGTGACTTCGTTCCAAACGGACAAAAAAGGAATATATATCGTAGACGCCAGACAAGATACTGTCGTAAGTTATGCTCCCGAACGGTCCATAAAATGTGCCAAATCAATAGTCGGATCTGTCGAAGGATCCACAAAAAGCAATCCTGCCTTGAATGGTTTTGATCAGACCCTTGGCCAGGTGCTCGAAATTATTCCCTTGAAGGACACCACCAATCTCAGAGTGGGAGATACGTTGCCATTCCAGGTATTGTATAAAGGCGAACCTCTTACGGATGGTCATGTCAGCGTAATTCCCCGGGGGACTGTTCTCCCGGAAATGGGAACTCCAAATCCCTTTGACCTGATGACGGACTCCGAGGGTAAAGCCAGTTTCACTTTTACTGAAGCGAACTACCATCTCATTGTGGTCCATGTCGAAACCGATGAGAGCGGCGTTTTAAACGGAAAATCGTACTCGTTCACGAAATATACCGGCGATTTAACGGTAATCGTGAGCCCCGCACCATTACAGGATTCGGGCAACCGGAATTGGTTCACCAGGGCAATCGACAATGTTCGAGGGTTTTTTCAAACCATAAGCCTGTCCATCGGCAATTTTTTCAGCAGATAG
- a CDS encoding HVO_2922 family protein, producing the protein MAATFELFQDKKGEFRWRLRHQNGNIIADSGEGYTTKGSLLNGIDSVRTNAPTAPIEDQTEAK; encoded by the coding sequence ATGGCGGCTACCTTTGAACTGTTTCAAGATAAAAAGGGCGAATTCCGGTGGAGGCTCCGCCACCAGAACGGGAATATTATAGCTGACTCTGGAGAAGGGTATACCACGAAGGGGAGTCTTCTCAACGGAATTGATTCTGTCAGAACCAACGCACCAACCGCACCGATCGAGGATCAGACAGAAGCTAAATAG
- the mscL gene encoding large conductance mechanosensitive channel protein MscL, translating to MLKEFRTFIMRGNVVDLAVGIVIGAAFGAVINSFVKDILMPPIGMLLGGVDFTNMYAVLKEGATAGPYDSLAAAQAAGAVTMNFGVFINVIISFLIVAAAIFFVVVKPLNMIAAREAAKKAAAAAPAVPTTKDCPYCTTSIPIKATRCPNCTSELR from the coding sequence ATGCTCAAAGAATTCCGGACCTTCATCATGCGCGGCAACGTCGTCGACCTGGCTGTTGGTATCGTCATCGGTGCGGCGTTCGGTGCCGTTATCAACTCTTTCGTCAAGGACATCCTGATGCCGCCTATCGGCATGCTCCTTGGAGGTGTCGATTTCACCAACATGTATGCCGTTCTTAAGGAAGGTGCCACCGCCGGACCTTATGATTCCTTGGCCGCCGCTCAGGCCGCGGGGGCTGTCACTATGAACTTCGGTGTTTTTATTAATGTCATCATCAGCTTTTTGATCGTCGCTGCCGCCATCTTCTTCGTGGTGGTCAAGCCTCTCAATATGATCGCCGCCCGCGAAGCCGCCAAGAAGGCTGCCGCCGCCGCTCCGGCCGTTCCGACTACCAAGGACTGCCCCTACTGCACGACATCCATCCCGATCAAGGCTACGCGCTGCCCCAACTGTACTTCAGAGCTACGCTAG
- a CDS encoding translation elongation factor-like protein, which produces MADETMVGTVSDYFSHLGVAGIDLIDSLKKGDRIHIEGHTTDLAQTVESMQIDREEVAAAGAGQSVGIKVLERVRPGDRVFIIA; this is translated from the coding sequence ATGGCTGATGAAACGATGGTTGGCACAGTAAGTGATTACTTTTCGCACCTTGGGGTGGCTGGCATCGATCTGATCGACTCCCTGAAGAAGGGCGATCGGATCCACATTGAAGGACACACCACAGATCTAGCGCAGACCGTCGAATCGATGCAAATCGATCGAGAAGAAGTCGCAGCAGCCGGCGCCGGACAATCGGTAGGCATTAAAGTCTTGGAACGGGTTCGCCCTGGCGATAGGGTGTTTATAATAGCCTGA
- a CDS encoding VOC family protein, with protein sequence MNFGIKTIIFPVRDIAKAKSLYTSLLGVPPYTDQSYYVGFRDGDQEIGLDPAGHAKGMTGATIYWQVSDIKKSLKSLVASGARIEQEVIDVGRGKLVARVRDADNNVIGLIQDVVV encoded by the coding sequence ATGAACTTTGGCATAAAGACGATAATCTTCCCTGTCAGAGACATCGCAAAAGCCAAGTCGCTCTATACCAGCCTGCTGGGGGTACCTCCGTATACGGACCAGTCGTACTATGTCGGTTTTCGCGACGGCGACCAGGAGATCGGCCTGGACCCGGCCGGACACGCCAAGGGAATGACCGGGGCAACTATCTACTGGCAGGTCAGCGATATCAAGAAGAGCTTGAAGTCTCTGGTTGCTTCTGGTGCTCGAATTGAACAGGAAGTTATCGATGTGGGGCGGGGCAAACTCGTCGCCAGAGTGCGCGACGCGGACAACAACGTCATCGGTCTGATCCAGGACGTGGTGGTGTAA
- a CDS encoding DUF2202 domain-containing protein: MSKGRVLKWSGLISLMVVLGTLLTATPVLAGNGKMWGGGGGGGSGGGGAVLTQVEKDWLVHMREEEKLARDVYLTLYAKWGAATFSNISSSEQRHTDAVESLLDKYGIADPVTNENILGQFTASSGFNELYAALVDRGMSSLNEAFKVGVDIEVLDIGDLQEAISLTTHTDIQNVYGNLLNGSYNHLAAFTSKVR; the protein is encoded by the coding sequence ATGTCCAAAGGTCGAGTCCTGAAATGGTCAGGATTGATATCGTTAATGGTGGTTTTAGGCACCCTGCTCACCGCTACGCCGGTACTAGCCGGTAACGGGAAGATGTGGGGTGGAGGTGGTGGAGGTGGAAGCGGCGGCGGTGGCGCTGTGCTCACCCAGGTTGAAAAAGACTGGCTAGTACACATGAGGGAAGAAGAGAAGCTTGCCAGGGATGTTTACCTGACCCTTTACGCCAAATGGGGAGCAGCCACATTCAGCAATATCTCGTCCAGCGAACAGAGGCATACGGACGCCGTTGAAAGCCTCCTGGATAAATATGGCATAGCTGATCCTGTAACCAATGAAAACATTTTAGGCCAGTTCACGGCATCCTCGGGCTTCAATGAATTGTACGCCGCGCTGGTTGATCGCGGTATGTCGTCATTGAACGAGGCATTTAAAGTAGGAGTGGATATCGAGGTTCTTGATATTGGGGATCTTCAGGAAGCGATATCTCTCACTACCCACACTGACATACAAAATGTATATGGCAACCTGCTCAATGGCTCGTATAATCACCTCGCGGCGTTCACATCCAAGGTAAGATAG